A stretch of the uncultured Desulfobacter sp. genome encodes the following:
- a CDS encoding ABC transporter substrate-binding protein has protein sequence MLRRTSRTMITVLIAAVLTWGTAFAGTPPKIKIGSVGWTGVTIKTELAVAILDSIGYDAQNLTMSVPITYMALSKGDVDFFLGNWMPTMANIASKYFENGSVLQYSVNMPGAKYTLAVPSFCAAQGLKDFKDIVTFGDALNWKIYGIEAGNDGNMVIQSMIDKNMFGLGKFKLVASSEMAMLAEVQSFVQQKKPIVFLGWAPHSMNERIDMTYLTGSTAETFGGDNGTATVWTNTCKGFEDDMPNVATFLKNFTFPVAMINQIMTAMHTQKGLSPRDAGLLWLKKHPETYRGWLKNVTTTDGKPAAPVFAAALEGVKE, from the coding sequence ATGTTACGCAGGACAAGCCGAACCATGATCACCGTACTCATCGCAGCCGTTCTAACCTGGGGAACAGCCTTTGCCGGTACACCACCTAAAATAAAAATCGGGAGCGTGGGCTGGACCGGGGTGACCATTAAAACAGAACTGGCAGTGGCCATCCTCGACAGCATTGGATACGACGCCCAGAATTTAACTATGTCAGTGCCCATCACGTACATGGCACTGTCCAAAGGGGACGTGGATTTTTTCCTGGGGAACTGGATGCCGACCATGGCCAACATCGCGAGTAAATATTTTGAAAACGGCAGTGTGCTCCAGTATTCGGTCAATATGCCCGGAGCCAAATACACCTTGGCCGTACCCTCTTTCTGCGCAGCCCAGGGACTTAAGGACTTTAAGGATATCGTAACGTTCGGTGATGCCTTGAACTGGAAAATCTACGGTATTGAAGCCGGCAACGACGGCAACATGGTCATCCAGAGCATGATTGACAAAAATATGTTCGGCCTGGGTAAATTCAAACTAGTGGCTTCCAGCGAAATGGCCATGCTGGCCGAAGTTCAGTCTTTTGTTCAGCAAAAAAAACCTATCGTATTCCTGGGATGGGCACCCCACAGCATGAACGAACGTATTGACATGACATATCTGACCGGCAGCACCGCAGAAACCTTTGGTGGAGACAACGGCACTGCCACGGTCTGGACCAACACCTGCAAAGGTTTTGAGGATGATATGCCCAATGTGGCAACCTTTCTGAAAAACTTCACATTTCCCGTTGCCATGATCAACCAGATCATGACCGCTATGCACACCCAAAAAGGCCTCTCTCCCCGGGATGCCGGCCTGCTCTGGCTCAAAAAGCACCCCGAGACTTACCGGGGCTGGCTTAAAAACGTAACCACCACAGACGGTAAACCTGCCGCTCCGGTCTTTGCGGCTGCCCTTGAAGGCGTTAAAGAATAA
- a CDS encoding (Fe-S)-binding protein, with amino-acid sequence MKDLEQYRAWSQACVKCGACQATCPVFKTENQEGGVARGKITLAQAMMDGQVFAEDRLVHDLSQCLLCGSCTNLCPNQVPTAQIVAAARREVARQNGLSGFGKGVAALLTHKNAMGWMSKAGELASRLLCRQIPETSGLKLRFPVPGIPQERTFPKPSFKPFLNREIRQTISPSTGPRVVFFSGCGIDYLYPEIGECLVRILNFMGIHVTLTDAQGCCGLPALSAGAGDAVKTLAKSNLKALKPHAFDYVLTACASCHGALTGIYPTLGADYQPFAEKTRDVMDFVMDMDLAGRLASLPRLENRVKVTYHDPCHLRNQGLTLAPRKLLCALPQVDYVEMTDAATCCGLGGTFSVHHYETSQMIGNQKAHHVAQSGAQIVATACPGCMIQLQDSLDRQKIPARVVHLLELVCQALPDR; translated from the coding sequence ATGAAAGATCTGGAACAATACAGAGCGTGGAGCCAGGCCTGTGTCAAATGCGGTGCCTGTCAGGCCACATGCCCGGTGTTTAAAACAGAAAACCAGGAGGGGGGTGTGGCCCGGGGGAAAATTACCCTGGCCCAGGCCATGATGGATGGACAGGTCTTTGCCGAAGATAGGCTGGTTCATGATCTGTCCCAGTGCCTGCTGTGCGGCAGTTGCACCAATCTGTGCCCCAACCAGGTGCCCACTGCGCAGATCGTGGCCGCGGCCCGCAGGGAAGTGGCCCGGCAAAATGGACTGTCTGGATTTGGTAAAGGCGTAGCTGCCTTGCTGACGCATAAAAATGCCATGGGCTGGATGAGTAAAGCCGGTGAGCTGGCCTCCCGGCTTCTGTGCCGGCAGATTCCGGAGACAAGCGGTTTAAAACTGCGGTTTCCTGTACCGGGCATTCCCCAGGAACGTACTTTCCCCAAACCGTCATTTAAACCCTTTTTGAACAGAGAGATACGGCAGACGATTTCCCCATCAACCGGTCCCAGGGTTGTTTTTTTTTCCGGGTGCGGAATTGATTACCTATACCCTGAAATTGGTGAGTGCCTGGTCCGTATTCTGAACTTCATGGGGATCCATGTGACCCTCACGGACGCACAGGGCTGCTGCGGACTTCCCGCCCTGTCCGCCGGTGCGGGAGATGCGGTAAAAACCCTTGCCAAAAGCAATTTAAAGGCCCTGAAACCCCACGCATTTGACTATGTACTCACGGCCTGTGCTTCCTGTCACGGCGCACTGACCGGGATTTATCCGACGCTTGGAGCGGACTATCAGCCCTTTGCTGAAAAGACCCGGGATGTCATGGATTTTGTGATGGATATGGATTTGGCAGGCAGACTGGCATCTTTACCTCGATTAGAAAATCGGGTTAAGGTCACCTACCACGACCCCTGCCACCTGCGAAATCAGGGCTTGACCCTGGCCCCCAGAAAATTGCTTTGTGCGTTGCCCCAGGTCGACTATGTTGAGATGACTGATGCGGCAACTTGCTGCGGTCTGGGTGGGACCTTCTCCGTACACCATTACGAAACCAGTCAGATGATCGGCAACCAAAAGGCGCACCATGTTGCCCAAAGTGGGGCTCAAATCGTGGCAACGGCCTGTCCGGGATGCATGATTCAGCTCCAGGATAGTCTTGATCGCCAAAAAATCCCTGCCAGGGTGGTTCATCTTTTGGAGCTGGTGTGCCAGGCGCTGCCGGACAGATAA
- a CDS encoding FAD-linked oxidase C-terminal domain-containing protein, producing MIPEHVIQELKEICGSKYVSCEKTDRILYSYDATRKQFLPDVVVHPADAQAVSRIMKIAHTHRIPVYPRGAGSGFTGGALPVCGGMVMGMSRMNRILDIDQENLVAVVEPGVVTGDFQKAVEAVGLFYPPDPASLKVSSLGGNVAECAGGPRCVKYGVTKDYVIGLEVVTPTGDLIETGGTTMKGVVGYDLTKLFCGSEGTLAVITKIILKLLPKPQAKKTMLVVFDAIDGAAKAVSAIIREKIIPATLEFMDGRTLDCLRQTAGLSMPEAAEAALIIEVDGDQEFLDKQAQRVLKVVDSLGVLENRVANTFEESEAIWKIRRAISPSLKKLGLEKFNEDICVPRSKLPEMIRRIEKISDQYNLPIVNFGHAGDGNIHVNIMADKDDAKQMADAELAIEALFRATLALGGTMSGEHGVGIMKAPYLSLELSSQSILYMKTLKKALDPYNILNPGKIFPADDVPLPGDVK from the coding sequence ATGATACCTGAGCATGTGATCCAGGAACTCAAAGAGATATGCGGTTCCAAATATGTGAGCTGTGAAAAGACCGACCGTATTTTGTACAGCTATGATGCCACGCGCAAACAATTTCTTCCGGATGTTGTGGTGCATCCGGCAGATGCCCAGGCCGTATCCCGGATCATGAAAATTGCCCACACTCACCGTATCCCGGTTTACCCCAGGGGGGCGGGCAGCGGGTTTACCGGCGGCGCTCTGCCGGTTTGCGGAGGGATGGTCATGGGCATGAGCCGGATGAACCGGATCCTGGATATAGACCAGGAAAATCTTGTGGCCGTGGTGGAGCCCGGTGTGGTGACCGGGGATTTTCAAAAGGCCGTTGAGGCGGTCGGGTTGTTTTATCCCCCTGATCCGGCTTCCTTGAAAGTTTCGAGTCTGGGCGGGAATGTTGCTGAATGCGCAGGCGGTCCCCGGTGTGTCAAGTACGGGGTGACTAAGGATTATGTCATCGGCTTGGAGGTGGTTACGCCTACAGGTGACTTGATTGAAACCGGCGGTACCACCATGAAAGGGGTGGTTGGCTATGATTTGACCAAGCTCTTTTGTGGTTCGGAGGGCACGCTGGCCGTCATTACAAAGATCATTCTCAAGCTGCTGCCCAAACCCCAGGCCAAGAAGACTATGCTGGTGGTGTTTGATGCCATTGACGGTGCTGCCAAAGCCGTATCCGCCATTATTCGTGAAAAAATCATTCCCGCTACCCTGGAATTCATGGACGGCCGGACCCTGGATTGCCTCAGGCAGACCGCAGGTCTCTCCATGCCGGAAGCTGCAGAAGCAGCCCTGATCATAGAGGTGGACGGGGACCAGGAGTTTCTGGATAAGCAGGCCCAAAGAGTTTTAAAGGTGGTCGATTCCCTGGGGGTGTTGGAAAACCGGGTGGCCAATACCTTTGAAGAAAGCGAAGCGATCTGGAAGATCCGCAGGGCGATTTCTCCTTCATTGAAAAAGCTTGGGCTGGAAAAGTTTAATGAAGATATTTGTGTTCCTCGATCAAAGCTGCCCGAGATGATCCGCCGGATCGAAAAGATTTCTGATCAATATAACTTGCCCATCGTGAACTTCGGCCATGCCGGTGACGGAAATATCCACGTCAATATCATGGCGGACAAAGACGATGCAAAACAAATGGCCGATGCCGAGCTTGCCATTGAAGCACTGTTCCGGGCCACTCTGGCGTTGGGCGGAACCATGAGTGGAGAACACGGGGTCGGCATCATGAAAGCCCCTTATCTTTCCCTGGAGCTGTCAAGTCAGTCCATTCTTTATATGAAAACCCTTAAAAAAGCCTTGGACCCGTACAATATCCTCAATCCGGGTAAAATTTTTCCAGCCGATGACGTGCCACTTCCCGGAGATGTAAAATGA
- a CDS encoding TRAP transporter large permease subunit — MIMFVIASANLFAWLMASAQIPAIAAQAISTISANKYVFLLLVNILFLFIGSLLDTPAAIVIIVPILEPIAVNLGIDPIHLGAVIVVNFVI, encoded by the coding sequence ATGATCATGTTCGTTATCGCCAGTGCCAACTTGTTTGCATGGCTCATGGCTTCAGCCCAGATACCGGCAATTGCTGCCCAGGCCATCTCCACCATTTCGGCAAACAAGTATGTCTTTTTACTGCTGGTTAATATTTTATTCCTTTTTATCGGATCATTACTGGACACGCCCGCCGCCATAGTTATTATTGTTCCTATACTGGAGCCCATTGCGGTGAATCTGGGCATTGATCCGATTCATCTTGGGGCCGTGATTGTCGTAAATTTTGTTATTTAA
- a CDS encoding DctP family TRAP transporter solute-binding subunit: MMMNAKYKVGMISVFCWLAMAVVGICTAVAGPVQLKLGFVTAANEKDPYFITADKFSKLVSEYTQGRYKIKLFGSSQLGNDTALVKNLSMGTIDFGVVTNAPVGAFINPFMVLDLPFMFPSANVAHEVLDGPAGRMLLEKLSKLSIKGLAFSEGGFRHMINNVRPVNTPADLKSVKYRVMKTPVYIGMFKSLGANAVPMPWGEVFTAVQQKVVDGLEIPVPVIYANKYYEVTKYLSLTGHTYSPLVLMASNRTWKKISPEDQVLFLKAALEAAAYERTVIAGIIRDYLENLKKEGMVVNQVADKIPFQKAVKPMYKEFESKIGTDVLNTFLTARDNAAN, translated from the coding sequence ATGATGATGAACGCAAAGTACAAAGTGGGAATGATAAGTGTTTTCTGCTGGCTGGCAATGGCCGTTGTGGGGATTTGTACAGCAGTTGCCGGGCCTGTTCAGCTAAAACTCGGTTTTGTAACGGCAGCCAACGAAAAAGACCCTTACTTTATTACTGCCGATAAATTTTCTAAGCTGGTTTCCGAATACACCCAGGGACGGTATAAAATTAAGCTGTTCGGCAGCAGTCAGCTGGGCAATGACACCGCTTTGGTCAAAAATTTGAGCATGGGTACCATTGATTTTGGCGTGGTGACCAATGCACCGGTGGGTGCTTTTATTAATCCATTCATGGTACTGGATCTGCCTTTTATGTTCCCTTCGGCCAACGTGGCCCATGAGGTACTGGATGGGCCGGCCGGCCGGATGCTGCTCGAAAAGCTATCCAAACTTTCCATCAAAGGCCTGGCCTTTTCCGAAGGTGGATTTCGACACATGATCAACAATGTCAGACCGGTAAATACACCGGCGGACTTAAAGAGCGTTAAATACCGGGTAATGAAGACACCGGTATACATCGGGATGTTTAAAAGCCTGGGCGCCAATGCCGTTCCCATGCCCTGGGGGGAGGTGTTTACCGCGGTCCAGCAAAAGGTGGTGGACGGATTGGAGATTCCGGTGCCTGTCATTTACGCCAACAAATACTACGAGGTAACCAAGTATCTTTCTCTGACTGGACACACCTACTCTCCCCTAGTTCTGATGGCCTCAAACCGGACTTGGAAAAAGATTTCACCTGAAGATCAGGTGCTTTTTCTGAAAGCGGCGCTGGAGGCTGCTGCCTATGAGCGGACCGTTATTGCCGGGATTATTCGGGATTACCTGGAGAATTTGAAAAAAGAGGGGATGGTCGTGAACCAGGTTGCGGACAAAATCCCATTCCAGAAGGCGGTAAAGCCCATGTACAAGGAGTTTGAAAGTAAGATCGGCACAGATGTGCTTAATACCTTTTTGACGGCCAGAGACAATGCTGCTAATTAA
- a CDS encoding amidohydrolase family protein, translated as MVEKKLKQNSFSTLSRPRRLPAQIAIQISQKIREGVFPPGSKLPSEARVAEEFGVSRTAVREAIASLRQDGYVETQQGKGAFVSPDFEFKAFKIDSKELATLEDLRAVMELRIEMEVGGAAMAARRRSHEQLCELLGVLEKMKWAIDAEKDFSELESQFHRVVAEATHNKHYCDFIQFLSHRIRTSLAFEMPEISKNPRTAGKILREYEEIYEAIRLGDPDKARRAAWYHILRSASRLGLRGLQGWEESRMTLIGDSYIPTCAEADPNPGTPKLVVPRGACDCHAHILGPRSRYPYTPHRSYTPPDASLTSYKEMLSALGLERAVIVQPSVYGTDNRATLDAIRQGGENFRAVVVVDEDIDVKEMERMHEMGARGVRINLLFKSGIEVSDVKKLAEKIAPFGWHLQMLVDVSEFSDLDTLANLPVDVVFDHMGHMPASLGVEHPGFKKMLRILKEGRAWVKVSGAYRISGCTMPPYEDTGAFAKKIIETNPDRVVWATDWPHPCINVPMPNDADLLDLLAQWAPDEEIRNKILVTNPARLYEFGPLA; from the coding sequence ATGGTGGAAAAAAAGTTAAAACAAAATAGTTTCAGTACGCTTTCTCGTCCCAGGCGCCTTCCAGCGCAGATTGCCATTCAAATTTCTCAAAAAATCAGGGAAGGTGTTTTTCCACCCGGAAGTAAACTGCCCAGTGAGGCACGGGTTGCTGAAGAATTCGGGGTCAGCCGGACTGCGGTGCGCGAGGCTATTGCCAGTCTGCGCCAGGATGGATATGTAGAAACCCAACAGGGCAAGGGTGCCTTTGTTTCTCCGGATTTTGAATTCAAGGCGTTTAAAATCGATTCAAAGGAGCTTGCAACCCTTGAAGACTTGCGCGCCGTCATGGAACTGAGGATCGAGATGGAAGTGGGCGGGGCAGCCATGGCAGCCCGAAGACGGTCCCATGAACAGTTGTGCGAGCTTTTGGGTGTCCTTGAAAAAATGAAGTGGGCAATTGATGCCGAAAAAGATTTTTCAGAACTTGAATCTCAGTTCCACCGGGTGGTGGCCGAAGCCACCCATAACAAGCACTATTGTGATTTTATCCAGTTTTTATCCCACCGTATTCGGACAAGTCTGGCCTTTGAGATGCCCGAAATTTCAAAGAACCCCAGGACTGCCGGAAAGATTTTAAGAGAATATGAAGAAATTTATGAGGCTATCCGGCTGGGCGATCCCGACAAGGCCCGGCGGGCGGCCTGGTATCATATCCTGCGCTCTGCAAGCCGTCTTGGCCTCCGGGGTTTGCAGGGATGGGAGGAGAGCAGAATGACATTGATTGGAGATTCCTATATACCTACCTGTGCCGAAGCAGACCCGAATCCCGGTACGCCAAAGCTTGTGGTTCCACGGGGGGCATGCGATTGCCACGCCCATATCCTGGGGCCCCGGAGCCGCTACCCCTATACCCCGCACAGATCCTATACCCCGCCGGACGCTTCTTTAACCAGTTACAAAGAGATGCTAAGTGCCCTTGGGCTGGAGCGGGCCGTCATTGTACAGCCTTCGGTTTACGGGACAGACAACCGGGCCACATTGGACGCCATCCGCCAGGGCGGTGAAAATTTCAGGGCGGTGGTGGTGGTTGATGAAGATATCGATGTTAAAGAGATGGAGCGAATGCACGAGATGGGTGCCAGGGGGGTGAGGATCAACCTGCTGTTTAAAAGCGGGATTGAAGTCTCTGATGTGAAAAAACTGGCTGAAAAGATCGCGCCCTTTGGCTGGCACCTGCAGATGCTGGTGGATGTCTCAGAATTTTCGGACCTGGATACCCTGGCCAATTTGCCTGTGGATGTGGTCTTTGACCACATGGGTCATATGCCTGCTTCTTTGGGGGTAGAGCATCCGGGGTTTAAAAAAATGCTGCGGATTTTGAAAGAGGGTAGGGCGTGGGTCAAGGTGTCAGGCGCCTACCGGATTTCCGGCTGTACCATGCCGCCCTATGAAGATACCGGCGCATTTGCAAAAAAGATTATTGAAACCAATCCGGACCGGGTGGTTTGGGCCACTGACTGGCCTCACCCCTGCATCAACGTACCCATGCCCAATGATGCTGATTTACTGGACCTGTTGGCACAGTGGGCACCGGATGAGGAGATCAGGAACAAGATCCTTGTGACAAATCCGGCCAGGCTCTATGAGTTTGGGCCACTTGCATAA
- a CDS encoding AEC family transporter, whose protein sequence is MFFQWFSIFFNVVTPVFALILTAYLLGNKLEIHSRSLSRTSYYLLVPAFVFNVLSQVKIDAVTAFRMMVGIGLVYMITGLLGWGLARGMGRSKEIATAFLMTCIFGNVGNYGLALTKFCFGPEAMESATIYMLTTNTFSFFCCVMAVGWLKGGSTGALKKLIKTPAITIVPLALIFPVADIDPPIMVQRIAGLLGDAMIPVLLLALGLQLKEAGKLNFGKDVFLASLIRLIAGPAIAIVVIPLVGISGIEASAGILQSAMPSAVLTAIIAMENDVAPAFVTSVICISTLLSLVTLTVVMSFF, encoded by the coding sequence ATGTTTTTCCAGTGGTTTTCCATTTTTTTTAATGTTGTCACCCCGGTATTTGCCCTAATTCTGACCGCCTATCTTCTTGGGAACAAGCTCGAGATTCATAGCCGGTCTCTTTCACGCACAAGCTATTATCTGCTTGTGCCGGCTTTTGTTTTCAATGTGCTCAGCCAAGTCAAGATTGATGCCGTTACCGCATTTAGAATGATGGTCGGTATTGGGCTGGTCTATATGATTACAGGGCTTTTGGGGTGGGGGCTGGCAAGGGGCATGGGGCGCAGTAAAGAGATCGCAACAGCTTTTTTGATGACCTGTATTTTCGGGAATGTTGGAAACTATGGCCTGGCCCTGACAAAATTTTGTTTCGGTCCCGAGGCCATGGAAAGCGCAACCATCTATATGCTTACGACCAATACCTTTTCTTTTTTTTGCTGTGTCATGGCTGTAGGCTGGTTGAAAGGCGGCAGCACAGGCGCATTGAAGAAACTTATTAAAACGCCGGCGATTACGATTGTGCCATTGGCTCTGATTTTTCCCGTGGCAGATATTGACCCTCCGATTATGGTTCAGCGTATTGCAGGATTACTTGGAGATGCCATGATTCCCGTGCTGCTGCTGGCATTGGGACTGCAACTCAAAGAGGCCGGAAAACTGAATTTTGGCAAAGATGTCTTTCTGGCAAGTCTGATTCGTTTGATTGCAGGGCCTGCCATTGCCATTGTCGTGATTCCCCTGGTGGGCATTTCCGGTATTGAAGCCTCTGCCGGTATTCTTCAATCAGCTATGCCTTCGGCCGTACTTACGGCCATCATTGCCATGGAAAATGATGTGGCCCCTGCTTTTGTTACTTCTGTTATCTGCATTTCGACCTTGCTTAGTCTTGTTACATTGACCGTGGTCATGTCTTTTTTTTAA
- a CDS encoding DUF485 domain-containing protein gives MSHGPATDWGEDKAIGFKTTLGLWLFLIYVLVYVGFIWINVASPETMEAKVFAGQNLAVVYGFGLIILAFIMGIIYDVLCTNKEDELNVEDSDK, from the coding sequence ATGTCACACGGACCTGCAACTGATTGGGGAGAGGATAAAGCTATTGGTTTTAAAACTACACTGGGTTTGTGGTTGTTTCTAATTTACGTCTTGGTCTATGTCGGATTTATCTGGATAAATGTTGCCAGTCCGGAAACAATGGAGGCAAAGGTTTTTGCCGGTCAAAATCTGGCAGTTGTATACGGCTTTGGCTTGATTATTTTGGCTTTCATAATGGGAATCATTTACGACGTTCTTTGCACCAATAAAGAAGATGAACTTAATGTGGAGGATTCTGACAAATGA
- a CDS encoding cation acetate symporter, translating into MIYNASPFAVAIFVAFVLGVLWLSSYFAKKTTTSQGYYAAGGDIHWGVNGIAFAGDYLSAASFLGICGMIAFSGYDGFLYSIGYLAGWVVALFIVAEPMKRLGKYTFTDALNNKYNSRGIHLTAAISTLIVSICYLVPQMVGAGSLVTPLLGMPHYVGVILVGAIVIFIVATAGMASTTYVQFFKGGLLIVFSSVLTIAIFVHGIKSPPSEDYHKFQTINATVSNGEVTAIDNYEYQIAGAHTDAKGSYVKLNKEGVSTWWHLVENDGNTQLEETLTVVNGKDGQVLYNGEPKEAEKFFQVGHVSKIIVDGKEVTDTGSVGPFKFLSTVEKSTVVRFSKVIFMDNGDKVQLWYQNPTAGKDIMTPGLRFKVKKGSTFMSKLDFVSLMIALFFGTSALPHILIRYYTVPSPKAARKSTILAIAAIGFFYVLTLFMGLGAMVTGVLDVQSSNMAGPLLAKFFGIAIFSIISAIAFATVLGTVSGLIVAASGAVAHDLIANYFGIPLTDKGQVKAGKIAAVVVGIFAILLGIAFKGINVSFLVGLAFAVAASANLPAILMMLFWKKTTAKGISASIVVGIISAMTIILLSPKTFTVYGLPAENAPMAINNPGIISIPLAFITLIVVSLMTQKDEVTQEKQVA; encoded by the coding sequence ATGATATATAACGCATCCCCGTTCGCTGTTGCGATATTTGTAGCTTTTGTACTTGGTGTGCTCTGGCTGTCATCTTATTTTGCTAAAAAAACAACAACATCACAAGGGTATTATGCTGCCGGTGGAGATATACACTGGGGCGTAAATGGTATTGCATTCGCAGGCGATTATCTCTCAGCCGCTTCTTTCCTTGGGATCTGCGGCATGATCGCATTCAGCGGCTACGACGGATTTTTATATTCCATCGGTTATCTTGCCGGATGGGTCGTGGCGCTGTTTATCGTGGCCGAGCCGATGAAACGCCTTGGTAAATACACATTCACAGATGCGCTTAACAATAAATACAATTCCCGGGGTATTCACCTGACGGCGGCTATCAGTACCCTGATCGTCTCCATATGCTATCTTGTGCCTCAAATGGTGGGCGCAGGCAGTCTTGTTACACCACTGCTCGGCATGCCGCATTACGTCGGGGTTATCCTTGTGGGTGCTATCGTTATATTTATTGTGGCAACGGCAGGAATGGCATCAACCACCTATGTTCAGTTCTTCAAAGGCGGCCTGCTGATCGTTTTCTCCTCAGTTCTTACAATTGCCATATTTGTACACGGCATAAAGTCCCCGCCGTCTGAAGACTATCATAAATTTCAAACCATCAATGCCACAGTAAGCAATGGAGAGGTTACGGCAATCGACAACTATGAGTACCAGATCGCCGGGGCGCATACTGATGCCAAGGGCAGTTATGTAAAATTAAATAAAGAGGGTGTAAGTACCTGGTGGCATTTGGTTGAAAACGATGGGAATACTCAGCTTGAAGAGACGCTTACAGTTGTAAACGGCAAAGACGGGCAAGTACTTTACAACGGCGAACCCAAGGAAGCTGAAAAATTTTTCCAGGTAGGCCATGTAAGCAAAATCATAGTTGATGGAAAAGAGGTTACGGATACAGGAAGCGTTGGCCCGTTTAAATTCCTGTCGACAGTCGAAAAGAGCACCGTCGTCCGTTTCAGCAAAGTTATTTTCATGGACAATGGAGACAAGGTACAGCTCTGGTATCAGAATCCGACCGCAGGTAAGGATATCATGACGCCCGGATTGAGATTCAAGGTCAAAAAGGGGTCAACCTTTATGTCCAAGCTTGATTTTGTCTCTCTTATGATCGCACTGTTCTTCGGCACCTCCGCCCTGCCGCATATTCTGATCAGGTATTATACGGTACCTAGTCCAAAAGCCGCACGTAAGTCTACGATCCTTGCCATAGCAGCCATCGGTTTCTTTTATGTCCTTACCCTTTTCATGGGACTTGGGGCAATGGTCACCGGCGTACTTGATGTGCAGAGCAGTAATATGGCCGGACCGCTTTTGGCCAAGTTCTTTGGTATAGCGATATTCTCGATCATATCCGCCATCGCCTTTGCAACGGTTCTCGGTACGGTTTCCGGGCTTATTGTGGCGGCATCCGGTGCTGTTGCCCATGACCTGATTGCCAATTATTTCGGCATTCCACTGACTGATAAAGGCCAGGTAAAAGCAGGGAAAATTGCAGCAGTCGTGGTAGGTATATTTGCCATATTATTGGGGATCGCATTTAAAGGCATAAACGTATCGTTCCTTGTGGGGCTGGCCTTTGCGGTTGCCGCATCAGCAAACCTGCCGGCAATTCTAATGATGCTGTTCTGGAAGAAAACGACGGCAAAGGGCATTTCCGCATCCATCGTAGTGGGTATCATCAGCGCGATGACAATTATCTTACTGTCACCCAAGACCTTTACAGTGTACGGGCTACCCGCTGAAAATGCTCCAATGGCCATAAACAATCCAGGTATCATATCAATACCGCTTGCCTTTATCACACTGATTGTTGTCTCTTTAATGACGCAAAAAGACGAGGTTACCCAAGAAAAACAAGTTGCATAA
- the satP gene encoding acetate uptake transporter, producing the protein MRDDTLANPGPLGLMGFGMTTVLLNIHNAGFFEISSMILAMGLFYGGVAQIIAGILEFKKGNTFGVTAFISYGHFWLTLVALILLPKLGWADPTPAKFMACYLLMWGLFTMFMFFGTLKSNKGLQFVFASLTVLFFLLAIKDWTGSHLIGIIAGFEGIICGLSAIYLAMAEVLNEQYNRAVLPVGTP; encoded by the coding sequence ATGAGAGACGACACGTTGGCAAATCCGGGACCGCTCGGATTAATGGGATTCGGAATGACGACTGTGCTTTTGAACATCCATAATGCCGGTTTTTTTGAAATCAGTTCCATGATTTTGGCAATGGGCCTTTTTTACGGGGGTGTAGCCCAGATTATCGCCGGTATCCTTGAATTCAAAAAAGGTAATACCTTTGGCGTTACGGCATTCATCTCCTATGGCCATTTTTGGTTGACTTTGGTGGCACTTATTCTGCTACCCAAACTCGGTTGGGCTGACCCGACGCCCGCAAAATTCATGGCTTGCTATCTGTTAATGTGGGGTCTCTTTACAATGTTCATGTTTTTTGGGACATTGAAATCAAACAAAGGACTTCAATTTGTTTTTGCATCGCTCACAGTGTTGTTTTTTCTCCTTGCAATTAAAGATTGGACAGGTTCTCATCTTATTGGAATAATTGCCGGATTTGAAGGTATCATCTGCGGATTGAGCGCTATTTATCTTGCCATGGCAGAAGTTCTGAATGAACAATATAACAGAGCCGTTCTTCCGGTAGGCACACCCTAA